The following are encoded in a window of Candidatus Polarisedimenticolia bacterium genomic DNA:
- a CDS encoding tetratricopeptide repeat protein has product MGTKRLVTELVLAMACAVLMPAATAFGAEAAASQPALGIWSDPEFQKQFLASFGALSDLEPRINPVEKQQLEKLIPLLGSDPAAAEKELLKLTTPQSTALFDFTLGNLAFQSGNLEAARTRFTTAVGKFPSFRRAHKNLGLVEVRAGNYEAAVRSLGRVIELGGGDGLTFGLLGHACSAAGQFVSAESAYRNAILLQADTVDWRLGLVQSLLKQQKFAETASLAEELLRKFPERSDLWLIQAGAQVGLGQTRQAAENYEVVRRMGKATMSNLYTLGDLYAHEGLWDMALGAYQEGLEKDPAQAPARPLRNLEMMAQGGATTQARRLLERTEALLGAALEDADRKKLLRLKARLAAADGETAGAAKALEEVVALDPTDGEALLLLGQSYASSGDLERAVFCYERAEGLESTEAEARLRHAKLLVSQARYKEAVPLLKRAQELKPRDDVGRYLEQVDRLARSQ; this is encoded by the coding sequence CGCCGTCCTGATGCCGGCGGCGACCGCCTTCGGCGCGGAAGCCGCCGCCAGCCAGCCGGCTCTGGGAATCTGGAGCGACCCGGAGTTCCAGAAGCAGTTCCTCGCCAGCTTCGGGGCGCTGTCCGACCTGGAGCCGCGCATCAACCCGGTGGAGAAGCAGCAGCTGGAGAAGCTGATTCCGTTGCTGGGATCGGATCCGGCAGCCGCCGAGAAGGAGCTGCTCAAGCTCACCACGCCCCAGTCGACCGCCCTGTTCGACTTCACGCTCGGCAATCTCGCCTTCCAGTCAGGCAACCTCGAGGCGGCGCGGACGCGCTTCACGACGGCCGTCGGCAAGTTTCCGAGCTTCCGGCGGGCGCACAAGAACCTGGGGCTGGTGGAGGTGCGCGCCGGGAACTACGAGGCCGCCGTGCGCTCGCTGGGGCGGGTCATCGAGCTGGGCGGGGGGGACGGGCTCACCTTCGGATTGCTGGGCCACGCCTGCAGCGCCGCCGGACAATTTGTCTCCGCCGAATCGGCCTACCGCAACGCCATCCTGCTGCAGGCCGACACGGTCGACTGGCGGCTCGGGCTGGTCCAGAGCCTGCTGAAGCAGCAGAAATTCGCGGAGACGGCGTCGCTTGCCGAGGAGCTCCTGCGCAAATTCCCGGAGCGCTCCGATCTCTGGCTCATCCAGGCGGGGGCGCAGGTTGGGCTCGGCCAGACGCGCCAGGCGGCGGAGAACTACGAGGTCGTCCGGCGCATGGGGAAGGCGACCATGTCCAACCTCTACACCCTGGGCGATCTCTATGCTCACGAGGGGCTGTGGGACATGGCGCTGGGGGCCTACCAGGAAGGCCTGGAAAAGGATCCGGCCCAGGCCCCGGCGCGGCCGCTGCGCAACCTGGAGATGATGGCTCAGGGAGGCGCGACCACCCAGGCCCGCCGGCTGCTGGAGCGCACGGAGGCGCTGCTCGGAGCCGCTCTCGAGGACGCCGATCGCAAGAAGCTGCTGCGGCTCAAGGCGCGGCTGGCCGCTGCCGACGGCGAAACCGCCGGGGCAGCCAAGGCCCTGGAGGAAGTGGTCGCCCTGGATCCCACCGACGGCGAGGCGCTGCTGCTGCTGGGCCAGAGCTACGCGAGCAGCGGCGATCTGGAGCGGGCCGTCTTCTGCTACGAACGGGCCGAGGGTCTGGAAAGCACCGAAGCCGAAGCCAGGCTGCGGCACGCCAAGCTCCTGGTCTCCCAGGCGCGCTACAAGGAGGCGGTGCCGCTGCTCAAGCGGGCCCAGGAGCTCAAGCCCCGCGACGACGTCGGACGCTACCTGGAGCAGGTCGACCGGCTGGCGCGCTCGCAATAG